In the genome of Aspergillus luchuensis IFO 4308 DNA, chromosome 2, nearly complete sequence, one region contains:
- a CDS encoding uncharacterized protein (antiSMASH:Cluster_2.7), protein MVKLWESIAEFRHNNDLLGYVKDKECTRLCLETALGKPIGDCHLIVDPMMERYSLYKREPSYLPTYLVLLRIRPTERRPKQQAAITPAKNKEHSEPPTSQSPPASALRNRINHKVKARSLEGTTTVSNPTNQDTRKQRS, encoded by the coding sequence ATGGTAAAGCTATGGGAGAGTATCGCAGAATTTCGACACAACAATGATTTACTAGGGTATGTGAAAGACAAGGAGTGTACTAGGTTATGTTTGGAGACGGCATTAGGGAAACCTATCGGTGATTGCCACCTGATAGTGGATCCCATGATGGAGAGATATAGCTTGTATAAGAGGGAACCGTCTTATCTACCGACCTACCTGGTCTTGCTCAGAATTCGCCCTACCGAACGACGACCTAAACAACAAGCAGCAATAACACCAGCAAAAAACAAGGAACACTCGGAGCCACCAACCAGCCAATCACCACCAGCCTCAGCTCTGAGGAATAGGATTAACCACAAGGTTAAAGCTCGAAGCTTAGAAGGTACCACTACCGTATCAAACCCAACTAACCAGGACACCAGAAAACAGCGTTCGTAA